A section of the Bacillus sp. HSf4 genome encodes:
- a CDS encoding BlaI/MecI/CopY family transcriptional regulator, with amino-acid sequence MKNIPQISDAELEVMKVIWKHSSINTNEVIKELSKTSKWSPKTIQTMLLRLIKKGALNHHKEGRVFVYTPNIDESDYIEVKSHRFLNRFYNGALHSMVLNFLENDQLSGEEINELYQILEEHKNRKKE; translated from the coding sequence ATGAAAAATATACCTCAAATCTCTGATGCGGAATTAGAAGTGATGAAAGTCATCTGGAAACATTCTTCTATCAATACCAATGAAGTGATTAAAGAGCTATCGAAAACGAGTAAATGGAGCCCTAAAACAATCCAAACCATGCTGTTGCGCCTCATCAAAAAAGGTGCATTAAACCATCATAAAGAAGGACGGGTATTTGTTTATACACCAAATATTGACGAAAGCGATTATATAGAAGTGAAGAGCCATCGTTTTTTAAACCGGTTTTACAATGGCGCGCTTCATTCGATGGTATTAAACTTTTTGGAGAATGATCAGCTGTCAGGAGAAGAAATTAATGAGTTATATCAAATATTAGAAGAACATAAGAACAGGAAGAAGGAATGA
- the bla gene encoding class A beta-lactamase: MKLWKTIFSNLKLEKVAPLLLVSCAALVGCNDNNLDASQSDQKKEKTEIKADFAKLEDQFDAKLGVYAVDTGTNQTVTYRPDERFAFASTIKALTVGVLLQQKSIEDLNQRITYTRDDLVNYNPITEKHVDTGMTLKELSDASLRYSDNTAQNLILKQIGGPDSLKKALREIGDDVTNPERYEPELNEVNPGETHDTSTAKALAKSLQAFALEDTLPKEKRELLIDWMKRNTTGDALIRAGVPEGWEVADKTGSASYGTRNDIAIIWPPKGDPIVLAILSSRDQKDAKYDDKLIAEAAKEVIKAFNATSK, encoded by the coding sequence ATGAAATTATGGAAAACAATTTTCAGTAATTTAAAATTGGAAAAAGTTGCACCCTTGCTGCTTGTCTCATGTGCAGCCCTTGTCGGATGCAATGACAATAACTTGGATGCCTCACAATCTGACCAAAAAAAGGAAAAGACGGAGATTAAGGCTGATTTTGCAAAACTTGAGGATCAATTTGATGCAAAACTCGGTGTCTATGCAGTAGATACGGGTACAAATCAAACCGTAACGTATCGGCCGGATGAGCGTTTTGCTTTTGCATCAACTATTAAGGCTTTAACCGTAGGCGTGCTTTTACAACAAAAATCAATAGAAGATCTGAACCAGAGAATAACATATACGCGTGATGATCTTGTCAACTATAATCCTATTACGGAAAAGCATGTTGATACAGGAATGACGCTTAAAGAGCTTTCAGATGCCTCACTTCGATATAGTGACAATACCGCACAGAACCTGATTCTCAAACAAATTGGCGGACCTGACAGCCTAAAAAAGGCGCTGAGGGAGATTGGTGATGATGTTACAAACCCTGAACGATACGAACCGGAGTTAAATGAAGTAAATCCGGGTGAGACCCATGATACCAGTACGGCAAAAGCGCTTGCCAAAAGTCTTCAAGCTTTTGCTCTTGAAGATACACTTCCAAAAGAAAAACGAGAGCTTTTAATCGATTGGATGAAACGAAATACCACCGGGGATGCATTAATTCGCGCCGGAGTGCCGGAAGGTTGGGAAGTGGCTGATAAAACCGGATCGGCATCATATGGAACTCGGAATGACATTGCAATCATTTGGCCCCCAAAAGGAGACCCGATCGTTCTTGCCATCCTTTCCAGTCGCGATCAAAAGGATGCGAAGTATGACGATAAGCTTATTGCGGAGGCGGCAAAGGAGGTAATCAAAGCCTTTAACGCGACTTCAAAGTAG
- a CDS encoding alkaline phosphatase: MTHEGPMEEWIKKLNEESLKDNTFDRRRFIQGAGKIAGLSLGLAIAQSMGAMEVNAAPTFSEYPFTLGVASGDPLSDSVVLWTRLAPDPLNGGGMPNEAVSVKWEVAKDERFRHIVKKGKEKATPHLAHSVHAEVTGLEPNQVYYYRFKCGSQLSPVGKTKTLPAPGADVSKLTFAFASCQQYEHGYYTAYHHMAKEKLDLVFHLGDYIYEYGPNEYLSKTGNVRTHSGPEIISLTDYRNRYAQYRSDANLRAAHAAFPWVVTWDDHEVENNYANTIPEKGQSVEAFIKRRAAAYQAYYEHMPLRRKSLPNGPDMQLYRNFSYGNLAEINVLDTRQYRDDQANGDGNKPPSDESNDPKRTLLGTEQEAWLFDNLSRSEAHWNILAQQIFFAKWNFGTPSAPIYSMDSWDGYPAQRKRIIDFIKARDLNNIVVLTGDVHASWANNLLVDFDDPKSAIFGAEFVGTSITSGGNGADKRADTDKILSNNPHIQFFNDYRGYVRCTVTPEEWRADYRVVPFVSEPGAAISTRASYVYHKDHTGLKRTASNVVPGGVKKSNEVEEDRFTAHTRAHQKQMKHQQKKVTQ; the protein is encoded by the coding sequence ATGACACATGAAGGGCCGATGGAGGAATGGATAAAGAAGCTGAATGAAGAAAGTCTGAAGGACAATACGTTTGACCGCCGCCGTTTTATTCAGGGAGCCGGAAAGATTGCGGGCCTTTCACTCGGGCTTGCGATCGCGCAGTCCATGGGGGCAATGGAAGTCAATGCGGCGCCGACATTTTCCGAGTATCCTTTCACGCTTGGTGTTGCGTCTGGAGACCCGCTGTCAGACAGCGTCGTGTTATGGACAAGATTGGCGCCTGATCCGCTGAACGGAGGCGGCATGCCGAATGAAGCCGTGTCTGTGAAATGGGAGGTTGCCAAAGATGAACGCTTCCGCCATATCGTAAAAAAAGGGAAGGAAAAGGCAACACCTCATCTGGCCCATTCCGTGCACGCCGAAGTGACCGGGCTGGAGCCCAACCAAGTTTACTATTACCGCTTTAAATGCGGCAGCCAGCTGAGCCCTGTCGGAAAAACAAAAACACTCCCGGCGCCGGGGGCTGACGTCTCAAAGCTGACATTCGCTTTCGCATCATGCCAGCAGTATGAACACGGCTACTATACCGCCTATCATCACATGGCAAAAGAAAAGCTCGATCTCGTCTTTCATCTCGGCGACTATATTTATGAGTACGGTCCGAATGAGTATCTATCAAAAACAGGCAATGTCAGAACACACAGCGGTCCGGAAATCATCTCGCTTACCGATTACCGCAACCGCTATGCCCAATACCGTTCAGATGCCAATCTGAGAGCCGCTCACGCCGCATTTCCATGGGTCGTGACATGGGATGACCATGAAGTGGAAAACAACTACGCGAATACGATTCCGGAAAAAGGCCAGTCTGTTGAAGCGTTTATCAAGCGCCGCGCTGCCGCATATCAAGCGTATTACGAGCATATGCCGCTCCGCCGCAAATCGTTGCCGAACGGCCCTGATATGCAGCTGTACCGGAATTTTTCCTACGGCAACCTGGCCGAGATCAATGTTCTCGATACCCGTCAATATCGCGATGACCAGGCGAACGGCGATGGAAACAAACCGCCTTCTGATGAATCAAATGATCCGAAACGGACGCTTCTCGGTACAGAGCAGGAGGCGTGGCTGTTTGACAATCTGAGCCGTTCCGAGGCGCACTGGAACATTTTAGCGCAGCAAATTTTCTTTGCGAAATGGAATTTTGGGACTCCGTCGGCACCGATTTACAGCATGGATTCATGGGACGGATATCCCGCTCAGCGGAAACGAATCATCGACTTTATCAAAGCTCGGGACCTGAATAACATCGTTGTTTTGACCGGTGATGTCCATGCAAGCTGGGCGAACAACCTGCTCGTCGATTTTGACGATCCGAAATCAGCCATCTTTGGAGCGGAATTCGTCGGCACATCGATCACATCGGGAGGAAACGGCGCAGATAAAAGGGCGGATACGGATAAAATTTTATCAAACAACCCTCATATTCAATTTTTCAATGATTACCGCGGCTATGTGCGCTGTACGGTCACACCTGAGGAATGGCGGGCCGACTACAGGGTTGTACCATTTGTATCAGAACCGGGTGCAGCGATTTCGACAAGGGCGTCATATGTTTACCATAAAGATCATACCGGATTAAAACGCACGGCTTCCAATGTCGTTCCGGGAGGCGTGAAAAAATCGAATGAAGTCGAAGAAGACCGCTTTACTGCACATACAAGAGCCCATCAAAAGCAAATGAAGCATCAGCAGAAAAAAGTAACCCAGTAA
- a CDS encoding twin-arginine translocase TatA/TatE family subunit encodes MLSNIGIPGLILVLVIALIIFGPSKLPEIGRAFGKTLTEFKSATKSLVGSDETEPVRDSEANKKRDQSAG; translated from the coding sequence ATGCTGTCTAATATCGGTATTCCGGGACTGATTTTAGTGCTCGTGATTGCGCTGATCATATTCGGACCTTCGAAGCTTCCCGAGATCGGCAGGGCATTCGGCAAAACGCTGACCGAATTCAAAAGTGCGACGAAATCGCTGGTTGGATCTGATGAAACTGAACCCGTCCGCGATTCTGAAGCAAACAAGAAACGGGATCAATCGGCAGGATGA
- the tatC gene encoding twin-arginine translocase subunit TatC, whose protein sequence is MKSRETHLIAHLEELRQRIIKTLLAFILFLITGFMFVQDIYEWLVRDLDAKLAVLGPGDILWVYMMIAGVLAIAATIPVAAFQTWRFVAPALTEHERRVALFYIPGLFIFFILGILFGYFVLFPLVLQFLISLSAGHFQTMFTAEHYFRFMMNLTVPFGFLFEMPLIVMFLTSLGILNPTRLAKMRKVSYFALIVVSVLITPPDFISDVLVIVPLLVLYELSVSLSALIYKKRITAETGMEAQG, encoded by the coding sequence ATGAAAAGCAGGGAAACACATTTGATTGCCCATCTCGAAGAGCTGCGGCAGCGGATCATTAAAACGCTGCTCGCGTTTATTCTGTTTCTCATTACAGGCTTTATGTTTGTTCAGGATATTTATGAATGGCTGGTCCGCGACCTTGACGCCAAGCTTGCCGTCTTGGGGCCGGGAGATATTTTATGGGTATATATGATGATTGCCGGGGTTTTGGCGATTGCGGCGACAATTCCAGTGGCCGCTTTCCAAACATGGCGCTTTGTTGCGCCGGCGCTTACCGAACATGAACGGAGGGTGGCTTTATTTTATATCCCCGGGCTGTTTATCTTTTTTATACTGGGAATCTTGTTCGGCTATTTCGTGCTGTTTCCGCTCGTTCTTCAGTTTTTAATCAGTCTGTCCGCCGGCCATTTCCAAACGATGTTTACGGCGGAGCACTATTTTCGTTTTATGATGAACCTGACCGTGCCGTTCGGCTTTTTATTCGAAATGCCCCTCATCGTCATGTTTTTAACGAGTTTGGGAATCTTAAATCCGACGCGGCTGGCCAAAATGAGAAAGGTGTCGTATTTTGCGCTGATCGTGGTCTCGGTCTTGATCACCCCGCCTGATTTTATTTCAGATGTCTTGGTGATCGTGCCGCTGCTTGTTTTGTATGAATTAAGCGTTTCGTTGTCCGCATTGATTTACAAAAAAAGAATAACGGCTGAAACCGGGATGGAAGCCCAAGGCTGA
- the kdgD gene encoding 5-dehydro-4-deoxyglucarate dehydratase: MSQIRKAPEGILGFPVAPFNRQGNLEEEALFQNIQFLLDEGLEAIFIACGSGEFQSLSGKEYEQMVEIAVSAAGGKVPVYTGVGGNLSTALEWAQISEEKGADGYLILPPYLIRGEQEGLYQYTKTIIESTGLNAIVYQRDNAVLTLEQIQRLTNLKQLVGLKDGIGDMALNISLAYTVGDQLGLLNGMPMAEVTMPAYAPIGFTSYSSAISNYIPHISRMFYEALLNREDQLVKEIYEHVIMPINEIRKQRNGYAVSLIKAGMEIMGLHVKNTARPPIVPVEKEHYRELENVLENALARYPKKTAALKTKEV; the protein is encoded by the coding sequence ATGAGTCAAATACGAAAAGCGCCGGAAGGGATACTGGGTTTTCCTGTAGCACCTTTCAATCGGCAGGGAAACCTTGAGGAAGAAGCGCTGTTTCAAAACATCCAGTTTTTGCTTGATGAAGGGCTTGAGGCGATTTTTATCGCTTGCGGTTCGGGAGAATTCCAATCCCTCAGCGGGAAGGAATACGAACAGATGGTCGAAATCGCTGTTTCGGCGGCAGGCGGGAAGGTACCGGTTTACACCGGGGTCGGAGGGAATTTAAGCACCGCTTTGGAATGGGCGCAAATCTCTGAGGAGAAAGGGGCCGATGGCTATCTGATCCTGCCGCCATACTTGATTCGCGGCGAACAAGAAGGTTTGTATCAGTATACGAAGACGATCATTGAGAGCACGGGCTTAAATGCAATTGTTTATCAACGCGATAATGCCGTGCTGACGCTGGAACAGATACAGCGGTTGACCAATTTGAAGCAGCTTGTCGGTCTTAAAGACGGTATCGGAGATATGGCTTTGAATATCAGTTTGGCCTATACGGTGGGAGACCAACTGGGATTGCTTAACGGCATGCCGATGGCTGAAGTGACGATGCCGGCATACGCGCCGATCGGCTTTACATCCTATTCTTCCGCGATTTCCAACTATATTCCCCACATTTCAAGGATGTTTTACGAGGCCTTGTTAAACAGGGAAGACCAGCTTGTGAAGGAGATTTATGAACATGTCATCATGCCGATCAATGAGATCCGCAAACAGCGAAATGGCTATGCCGTCTCTTTGATTAAAGCCGGCATGGAGATCATGGGGCTTCATGTAAAAAACACGGCGAGACCGCCGATCGTCCCGGTTGAGAAGGAGCATTACAGGGAGCTTGAAAACGTGTTGGAAAACGCATTGGCGCGCTATCCGAAAAAAACCGCTGCCTTAAAAACAAAGGAGGTATGA
- the gucD gene encoding alpha-ketoglutaric semialdehyde dehydrogenase GucD has protein sequence MSVTTENETYFNFINGRWVKTEANDLLQSVNPADTEDVIGFVQKSSQEDVDRAVEAAKQAQAAWRKLSGAERGQYLYTTADIMEQRLDEIAECATREMGKTLPEAKGETARGIAILRYYAGEGMRKTGDVIPSTDRRAFMYTDRVPLGVVGVISPWNFPVAIPIWKMAPALIYGNTVVIKPATETAVTCLKIISCFEEAGIPKGVVNAVTGPGSVAGMRLAGHPDVNGITFTGSNQTGKIIGRTAFERGAKYQLEMGGKNPVIIANDAELDLAVDAVISGAFRSTGQKCTATSRVIVLSDIYNRFKEKLLQQTKEITIGDGLREDVWMGPLASKQQLDNCLSYIEKGKQEGADLIFGGERLTAGKYEKGYYIRPAIFERVTTDMTIAREEIFGPVIALIKADTLEEALEMANDTTFGLSAAIFTQNIGHMMPFIHEIEAGLIRVNAESAGVELQAPFGGVKQSSSHSREQGEAAKEFFTSVKTVFIKPPS, from the coding sequence ATGTCTGTGACAACAGAAAACGAAACGTACTTTAACTTTATCAACGGCCGCTGGGTGAAGACTGAAGCAAATGATTTACTACAAAGCGTAAATCCCGCTGATACAGAAGATGTCATCGGATTTGTGCAAAAATCTTCACAAGAAGATGTGGACCGGGCGGTCGAGGCGGCGAAGCAGGCGCAAGCCGCATGGAGAAAGCTGTCCGGTGCAGAGCGCGGACAGTACTTATACACAACGGCTGATATCATGGAGCAGCGCCTTGATGAAATTGCTGAATGTGCGACAAGGGAAATGGGAAAGACGCTTCCTGAAGCAAAAGGAGAAACGGCCCGGGGGATCGCGATTCTCAGATATTACGCCGGGGAAGGGATGAGAAAAACAGGGGATGTCATTCCGTCGACAGACCGGCGTGCTTTCATGTATACAGACAGGGTTCCGCTCGGCGTCGTCGGTGTGATCTCCCCGTGGAATTTTCCGGTGGCGATTCCGATTTGGAAAATGGCGCCTGCGCTCATCTATGGAAATACAGTCGTCATCAAGCCGGCGACGGAAACGGCGGTCACTTGCCTTAAAATCATCTCATGTTTTGAAGAAGCCGGCATTCCAAAAGGAGTCGTCAATGCGGTGACAGGGCCGGGGTCTGTAGCCGGAATGCGCCTCGCCGGGCATCCCGATGTAAACGGTATTACATTTACAGGCTCCAATCAAACGGGAAAAATCATCGGCCGGACGGCTTTTGAACGCGGGGCGAAGTACCAGCTTGAAATGGGCGGGAAGAACCCGGTGATTATAGCGAATGACGCCGAGCTTGACCTCGCGGTTGACGCCGTGATCAGCGGCGCGTTTCGTTCAACAGGGCAAAAATGTACGGCAACAAGCCGCGTCATTGTATTAAGCGATATTTATAACCGCTTTAAAGAGAAGCTGCTTCAGCAAACAAAAGAGATCACGATCGGCGACGGTTTGAGAGAGGATGTCTGGATGGGACCGCTCGCCAGCAAACAGCAGCTTGACAACTGCCTGTCCTATATTGAAAAGGGAAAACAGGAGGGGGCGGACCTCATTTTTGGCGGAGAGAGGCTGACCGCAGGAAAATATGAAAAAGGCTACTACATTCGTCCCGCCATTTTTGAGCGGGTCACAACAGACATGACCATCGCCCGGGAGGAAATTTTCGGCCCTGTCATCGCCTTAATCAAGGCCGATACGTTGGAGGAAGCGCTGGAGATGGCCAATGATACGACATTTGGTTTGAGCGCCGCCATTTTTACGCAAAACATCGGCCATATGATGCCGTTCATTCATGAAATTGAAGCCGGGCTCATCCGTGTCAACGCAGAAAGCGCAGGTGTCGAACTTCAGGCGCCATTCGGCGGTGTCAAACAATCCAGTTCACATTCGCGGGAACAAGGTGAGGCAGCAAAAGAGTTTTTCACATCTGTCAAAACCGTTTTTATCAAACCGCCGTCCTGA
- a CDS encoding MFS transporter, which yields MKKNRAALSDTAGKKSSVRWLIVFMLFFVTSINYADRATLSIAGDSVQHELGLSSVAMGYVFSAFGWAYVIGQIPGGWLLDRFGSKIIIAASIFFWSLFTFLQGTLGFFAAGTAIILLFALRFLVGLSEAPSFPGNSRVVAAWFPSAERGTASAIFNSAQYFALVIFSPLMGWLTHSFSWHTVFVVMGVLGMLMSFVWLKTVYDPKQHPKINEAELAYIEKGGGLVSMDEGKHAKRKERESQWPYMKQLLKSRMLIGVYIAQYCITTLTYFFLTWFPVYLVQARGMSILEAGFVASLPAICGFLGGLLGGFVSDFLLKKGFSLTVARKTPIILGMLMSCTMIICNYAESAWLVVLIMSLAFFGKGFGALGWAVVSDTSPKECAGLSGGIFNTFGNIASITTPIIIGYIVSATGSFNGALVFVGANAIAAVLSYLFLVGPIKRVKLVKEETEADTSLSI from the coding sequence ATGAAGAAAAATCGTGCTGCCTTGTCCGACACCGCTGGGAAAAAAAGCTCTGTCCGCTGGTTGATCGTGTTTATGCTGTTTTTCGTCACATCCATTAACTATGCCGACCGCGCGACGCTGTCGATCGCCGGTGATTCTGTTCAGCATGAGCTTGGATTGAGTTCGGTTGCGATGGGATATGTTTTTTCCGCGTTTGGCTGGGCTTATGTGATCGGACAAATTCCCGGAGGCTGGCTGCTCGACCGCTTTGGATCGAAAATCATCATTGCCGCCAGCATCTTCTTTTGGTCATTATTTACTTTTTTGCAGGGAACGCTCGGATTTTTTGCCGCCGGCACGGCGATCATCCTCTTATTTGCGCTCCGTTTTCTCGTCGGTTTGTCAGAAGCGCCGTCATTTCCGGGAAACAGCAGGGTGGTGGCCGCCTGGTTTCCCAGCGCTGAACGCGGAACGGCGTCGGCGATCTTTAATTCGGCGCAATATTTCGCCCTGGTGATCTTCTCGCCTTTAATGGGGTGGCTCACGCATTCTTTCAGCTGGCATACGGTCTTCGTTGTCATGGGCGTTTTAGGCATGCTGATGTCTTTTGTCTGGCTGAAAACCGTTTATGATCCTAAACAACATCCGAAAATCAATGAAGCGGAATTGGCCTACATTGAAAAAGGCGGCGGGCTTGTTTCAATGGATGAGGGCAAACATGCGAAACGAAAGGAAAGGGAATCGCAGTGGCCATATATGAAGCAGCTTTTAAAGAGCAGAATGCTGATTGGGGTTTATATCGCCCAATACTGTATCACAACCTTGACGTATTTCTTTTTGACATGGTTTCCGGTCTATTTGGTGCAGGCCCGCGGCATGTCGATTCTTGAAGCCGGATTCGTCGCTTCACTGCCTGCAATATGCGGGTTTCTGGGCGGCTTGTTAGGCGGATTTGTCTCCGATTTTCTTTTGAAAAAAGGCTTTTCTTTAACGGTTGCAAGAAAAACGCCGATCATCCTCGGCATGCTCATGTCATGCACCATGATCATTTGCAATTATGCTGAATCGGCCTGGCTAGTCGTCTTGATCATGTCGCTCGCTTTCTTTGGAAAAGGCTTCGGCGCATTGGGCTGGGCCGTTGTTTCCGATACTTCTCCGAAAGAATGCGCGGGACTGAGCGGCGGCATCTTCAACACCTTCGGCAATATCGCGTCCATCACAACCCCCATTATCATCGGCTATATTGTCAGTGCGACAGGTTCATTTAACGGAGCGCTTGTATTCGTCGGCGCCAACGCGATTGCCGCCGTACTGAGCTACCTTTTTCTCGTAGGACCGATCAAGCGCGTGAAACTTGTGAAAGAAGAAACAGAAGCGGATACGTCATTGTCCATTTAA
- the gudD gene encoding glucarate dehydratase — MTSHISEQVKEEKTANTPAIIDMKVIPVAGHDSMLLNLSGAHGPFFTRNIVILKDSSGAAGVGEVPGGERIRHTLEQAKPLVIGRSIGTFHSILQSVKRRFADQDAGGRGMQTFDQRTTIHAVTALEAALLDLLGKFLGVPVAALLGEGQQRVKVKMLGYLFYIGDRKRTTLPYISEQDAEDEWFRLRREEALIPEAIVRLAEAAHERYGFHDFKLKGGVLEGQDEIEAVTALAKRFPDARITLDPNGAWSLAEAIELCKDKRDVLAYAEDPCGAEAGYSAREIMAEFRRATGVPTATNMIATDWRQMGHAIQLHAVDIPLADPHFWTMQGSVRVAQMCHEWGLTWGSHSNNHFDISLAMFTHVAAAAPGRITAIDTHWIWQDGQRLTKQPFSIADGYVHVPDRPGLGIEIDMEQVEKAHALYEKMNLGARDDASAMQFLIENWRFDPKRPCLVR, encoded by the coding sequence ATGACTTCACACATCAGCGAGCAGGTGAAAGAGGAGAAAACAGCAAACACCCCGGCTATTATCGATATGAAAGTCATTCCTGTGGCGGGACATGACAGCATGCTTTTGAATTTAAGCGGGGCCCACGGGCCGTTTTTCACACGGAACATCGTCATCTTAAAAGATTCGTCGGGCGCCGCAGGCGTTGGCGAGGTCCCTGGCGGCGAACGGATACGGCACACTTTGGAGCAGGCAAAGCCGCTTGTCATCGGCCGATCAATCGGCACATTTCACTCCATTTTGCAGTCGGTCAAACGCCGGTTTGCAGATCAGGATGCGGGCGGCCGCGGGATGCAGACCTTTGACCAGCGCACGACCATTCACGCTGTGACGGCATTGGAAGCGGCTCTCCTGGATTTGTTGGGAAAGTTTCTCGGCGTTCCTGTGGCGGCGCTGTTGGGGGAGGGGCAGCAGCGGGTTAAGGTGAAGATGCTCGGCTATTTGTTTTACATCGGCGACCGGAAGCGGACGACATTGCCGTATATCAGTGAACAAGACGCGGAAGATGAATGGTTCCGGCTGCGGCGGGAAGAGGCGCTTATCCCCGAAGCGATTGTCCGCCTGGCTGAAGCAGCCCATGAGCGCTATGGTTTTCACGATTTTAAATTAAAAGGCGGCGTCTTGGAAGGACAGGACGAAATCGAGGCGGTCACCGCTTTGGCGAAACGGTTTCCTGATGCGCGAATCACCCTTGATCCGAATGGCGCCTGGTCATTGGCCGAGGCGATTGAGCTTTGCAAAGACAAGCGCGATGTGCTGGCATATGCGGAAGACCCTTGTGGAGCGGAAGCGGGATACTCAGCACGGGAAATCATGGCCGAATTCCGTCGCGCGACAGGCGTGCCGACGGCGACCAATATGATCGCGACAGACTGGAGGCAAATGGGCCACGCGATACAATTGCACGCTGTGGACATTCCGCTGGCAGATCCGCATTTTTGGACGATGCAAGGCTCTGTCCGCGTTGCTCAAATGTGCCATGAATGGGGATTGACATGGGGTTCCCACTCAAACAATCATTTCGACATCTCACTGGCGATGTTCACCCATGTGGCAGCCGCCGCCCCGGGCCGGATAACAGCGATCGACACGCACTGGATTTGGCAGGATGGGCAGCGTCTGACGAAACAGCCATTTTCGATTGCTGACGGATATGTTCACGTGCCTGATCGGCCGGGGCTCGGCATTGAGATTGATATGGAGCAGGTCGAAAAGGCGCATGCGCTGTATGAGAAAATGAATTTGGGCGCAAGAGATGACGCCAGCGCGATGCAGTTTTTAATTGAAAATTGGCGCTTTGACCCTAAGCGCCCGTGCCTTGTCCGTTAA
- a CDS encoding FadR/GntR family transcriptional regulator, whose amino-acid sequence MEEEMETLQVESVNRKTLAKQVVERIVHLLSSGQMRPGDKLPTEIELMEKLNVSRPVLREALISLETLGIIKRKTREGTYFNDKIGIQPFSVMLALAVDNLPAIIEARMALELGLVTIAAEKINDSQLEKLKETIDIIANSTDNDYGEADKEFHRIIALSANNPVLEGMIQSLLITHAKIDSQIPYRERDRTVEFHTNILKALEQRDPNQAYHHMYEHLKFVRDKILNGLNDENTVH is encoded by the coding sequence GTGGAAGAAGAGATGGAAACATTACAGGTAGAGTCAGTCAATCGCAAAACATTGGCAAAGCAGGTTGTGGAAAGGATCGTCCATTTATTATCGAGCGGCCAGATGAGGCCGGGGGACAAACTCCCGACAGAAATCGAACTCATGGAGAAATTGAATGTCAGCAGACCGGTTCTCCGGGAAGCTTTAATATCACTTGAAACGCTTGGGATTATCAAAAGAAAAACGCGTGAAGGCACGTATTTTAACGATAAAATCGGCATCCAGCCGTTTTCGGTCATGCTGGCTTTGGCGGTGGATAATTTGCCGGCGATTATCGAAGCGCGGATGGCGCTTGAACTCGGACTCGTTACGATCGCTGCGGAGAAGATCAACGACAGTCAGCTGGAAAAACTCAAGGAAACGATTGATATCATCGCAAACAGCACCGATAATGACTACGGCGAAGCGGATAAAGAATTCCACCGGATCATCGCGTTAAGCGCGAATAACCCGGTATTGGAGGGAATGATTCAATCACTCCTGATCACACATGCCAAAATAGACAGCCAGATCCCATACAGAGAAAGGGACCGGACTGTCGAATTTCATACGAATATTTTAAAGGCCCTTGAACAAAGGGACCCTAATCAAGCCTACCATCATATGTATGAGCATTTGAAATTTGTGCGCGATAAAATTTTGAACGGACTAAATGACGAAAACACCGTTCATTAA